A DNA window from Streptomyces canus contains the following coding sequences:
- a CDS encoding ABC transporter ATP-binding protein: protein MDQVVDVAVDAFIELDHVEKVFDVRKKTGFLRRERRQVRAVDSISFTVARGEMVGYIGPNGAGKSTTIKMLTGILTPSGGRLRVAGIDPSRERTKLAHRIGVVFGQRTTLWWDLPLIDSYKLMHRMYRIPDARYRENLDRCVELLELADLLDVPVRQLSLGQRMRGDIAAALLHDPEVLYLDEPTIGLDVISKAKVRGFLRELNTERGTTVLLTTHDLQDIEQLCSRVMVIDHGRLMYDGPLAGLHEVGESERTLVVDLERELPPIEAAPARVVKVEGPRQWLAFPASESAAALVARVAAEYPLVDLSVREPDIEAVIAKMYAGEAEKAVS from the coding sequence GTGGACCAGGTGGTGGACGTGGCGGTGGACGCCTTCATCGAACTCGACCACGTCGAGAAGGTCTTCGACGTGCGCAAGAAGACGGGTTTCCTCAGACGGGAGCGGCGCCAGGTGCGGGCGGTCGACTCGATCTCCTTCACCGTGGCGCGCGGCGAGATGGTCGGGTACATCGGCCCGAACGGCGCCGGCAAGTCGACGACGATCAAGATGCTGACGGGCATCCTGACGCCGAGCGGTGGCCGCCTGCGGGTGGCGGGGATCGACCCGTCCCGGGAGAGGACGAAGCTCGCCCACCGCATCGGCGTGGTCTTCGGCCAGCGCACGACCCTGTGGTGGGACCTCCCGCTGATCGACTCGTACAAGCTGATGCACCGCATGTACCGCATCCCGGACGCCCGTTACCGCGAGAACCTCGACCGCTGCGTCGAACTCCTCGAACTGGCCGACCTGTTGGACGTTCCGGTGCGTCAGCTGTCCCTGGGTCAGCGGATGCGGGGTGACATCGCGGCGGCCCTGCTGCACGACCCCGAGGTGCTGTACCTGGACGAGCCGACCATCGGACTCGACGTCATCTCCAAGGCCAAGGTGCGTGGATTCCTGCGGGAGTTGAACACCGAGCGTGGCACGACGGTCCTGCTGACCACCCACGACCTCCAGGACATCGAGCAGCTCTGCTCGCGCGTGATGGTCATCGACCACGGGCGCCTGATGTACGACGGTCCCCTTGCCGGTCTCCACGAGGTGGGCGAGAGCGAGCGCACCCTCGTGGTGGACCTGGAGCGGGAGCTGCCGCCGATCGAGGCGGCGCCCGCGCGCGTGGTGAAGGTGGAGGGGCCCCGGCAGTGGCTGGCGTTCCCGGCGTCCGAGTCGGCGGCGGCGCTGGTGGCCCGGGTCGCGGCGGAGTACCCGCTGGTGGATCTGTCGGTGCGGGAGCCGGACATCGAGGCGGTGATCGCGAAGATGTACGCGGGAGAAGCGGAGAAAGCGGTGTCGTAG
- a CDS encoding ABC transporter permease codes for MAETSRLGEGVRAYWLIAGMWVRSSMAYRTSFVVTMCGNLLMTCLDFVGILLMFSQVDSLGGWGLPEIAFLYGLSVTAFGIADLVLGSMDVLGARIRDGSFDILLVRPVPVLAQIGADRFAVRRLGRITQGTVVLVWALASVDVDWSAAKVLLVPVMVVSGAAIFCAVFVAGAAFQIFAQDASEVQNAFTYGGTTLLQYPPTVFGKDFVRGVTFMLPLAFVNWVPASYVLDRPYPLDLPQWAAFASPLVAVACGALAGLAWRAGLGSYRSTGS; via the coding sequence GTGGCTGAGACGTCCCGCCTGGGCGAGGGTGTGCGGGCCTACTGGCTGATCGCGGGCATGTGGGTGCGGTCCTCGATGGCCTACCGCACCTCCTTCGTCGTCACGATGTGCGGCAACCTGCTGATGACCTGCCTGGACTTCGTCGGGATCCTGCTGATGTTCTCGCAGGTCGACTCGCTGGGCGGCTGGGGCCTGCCCGAGATCGCCTTCCTCTACGGCCTCTCGGTGACCGCCTTCGGGATCGCCGACCTGGTGCTCGGCTCGATGGATGTGCTGGGCGCCCGGATCCGTGACGGCTCCTTCGACATCCTGCTGGTGCGGCCGGTACCGGTGCTCGCCCAGATCGGCGCGGACCGTTTCGCGGTGCGCCGCCTGGGCCGGATCACCCAGGGCACGGTGGTGCTGGTCTGGGCGCTGGCGTCGGTCGACGTCGACTGGAGTGCGGCGAAGGTGCTGCTGGTGCCGGTGATGGTGGTCAGCGGTGCGGCGATCTTCTGCGCGGTGTTCGTGGCGGGCGCGGCCTTCCAGATCTTCGCGCAGGACGCCTCGGAGGTGCAGAACGCGTTCACGTACGGCGGTACGACCCTGCTTCAGTATCCGCCGACGGTGTTCGGGAAGGACTTCGTGCGCGGGGTGACGTTCATGCTGCCCCTCGCCTTCGTCAACTGGGTGCCGGCCTCCTATGTGCTGGACCGGCCGTACCCGCTGGATCTGCCGCAGTGGGCGGCCTTCGCGTCGCCGCTGGTGGCGGTGGCGTGCGGTGCGCTGGCCGGGCTCGCGTGGCGGGCGGGCCTCGGTTCGTATCGGAGTACGGGGAGTTAG
- a CDS encoding ABC transporter permease → MGSWRLYAAVAAGGFRRYATYRAATFAGVFTNTVFGVILVYTYLALWDEKPHLGGYDQAQAVTYVWLGQCLYSTLAIQGGGAEKDVIERIRTGEIAVDLYRPADLQLWWLASDLGRSLFQLIGRGVIPFAFGALFFPMALPTDVMSWAALFVALLLAMVVSFGIRYLAALSVFWLMDGMGIMQGVMITGVFCSGIVFPLNAFPGVLGDIVRALPWAAQLQMPADVLMGEADPLGAYAFQATWAVVLLAVGRLLQSAATRRVVVQGG, encoded by the coding sequence GTGGGTTCCTGGCGGTTGTACGCGGCCGTCGCGGCAGGGGGATTCAGACGATACGCGACATATCGAGCGGCCACGTTCGCGGGGGTGTTCACCAACACCGTCTTCGGTGTGATCCTCGTCTACACCTATCTCGCGCTGTGGGACGAGAAGCCCCATCTGGGGGGCTACGACCAGGCGCAGGCGGTCACCTACGTATGGCTGGGGCAGTGTCTCTACTCGACGCTGGCCATCCAGGGCGGCGGTGCCGAGAAGGACGTGATCGAGCGGATCCGCACGGGTGAGATCGCGGTCGACCTGTACCGCCCGGCCGATCTCCAACTGTGGTGGCTGGCGAGCGACTTGGGCCGTTCGCTGTTCCAGCTGATCGGTCGGGGCGTGATCCCCTTCGCGTTCGGCGCGCTGTTCTTCCCGATGGCGCTGCCCACCGACGTCATGTCCTGGGCGGCCCTGTTCGTGGCGCTGCTGCTCGCGATGGTGGTCAGTTTCGGGATCCGCTATCTGGCCGCCCTGAGCGTGTTCTGGCTGATGGACGGCATGGGCATCATGCAGGGCGTGATGATCACGGGCGTCTTCTGCTCGGGCATCGTGTTCCCGCTCAACGCCTTCCCGGGGGTACTGGGCGACATCGTGCGGGCGCTGCCGTGGGCGGCGCAGCTCCAGATGCCGGCGGACGTACTGATGGGGGAGGCCGATCCGCTCGGGGCGTACGCCTTCCAGGCGACGTGGGCGGTGGTGCTGCTGGCGGTCGGCCGGCTGCTGCAGTCGGCGGCGACGCGGCGGGTGGTGGTGCAGGGTGGCTGA
- a CDS encoding transglycosylase domain-containing protein: MSDQPQQPTEGWAPTDPQTPEEPGGKKKAKRPRRTGWRRLIPTWRMVLGTFVLGLIALAGLFFLGYSMVNIPPANALAMKQSNVYLYADGSQLARDGEVNRENVSLAQVSKDAQHAVLAAEDRDFYTESAIDPKAMLRAGWNTATGKGKQSGSTITQQYVKNYYLAQEQTVTRKAREFFISIKLDRTQSKDQILEGYLNTSYFGRTAYGIQSAAQAYYGVDAVDLDPAHAAYLAALVNAPSEYDVVAHPENKAAAEARWNYVLDGMVKKGWLAQSERTGLKFPMPKEQTVSTGLSGQRGYIVQAIKDYLTTNKIVTAEQLEAGGYRITTTLDKSKQDAFVKAVNDQVMKKLDKKNNKVDNYVRAGGASVDPKTGKVVAMYGGVDYVKQYTNGATRGDFQVGSIFKPIVFASAVQNDSETQDGQTITPNTYYDGTNKRPVVGWNGGTYAPENEDQGSYGEITVREATDKSVNSVYAQMAVDVGSDKVKQTAIDLGIPSDTPDLTASPSIALGVNTASVLDMAEAYATLANHGRHGTYTMIDKITKDGAETVELPQQKTKQAVSREAADTTTSILQSVVENGTATAAQAADRPAAGKTGTAEEDTAAWFAGYTPELATVVSVMGQDPVTAAHKSLYNAMGLERVNGGGPPAEIWAQYTKAALKGKPVTDFDLELQPGAEIQAPSSQAPVDPTTGGQDNGGTTGDTTGGEETPGQTQGQTQGQTQGQGNGGTTTTGGDTTTGGTTGDTTTGGTTTGGTGGATNGGTTTGGTTTGGGTTGDTTGGTTGDTPSGGATTEGAGLVSTSRRD; the protein is encoded by the coding sequence ATGAGCGACCAGCCGCAGCAGCCGACCGAGGGCTGGGCACCGACAGACCCACAGACGCCCGAAGAGCCCGGCGGGAAGAAGAAGGCCAAGCGGCCCAGGCGCACCGGCTGGCGACGGCTGATCCCGACCTGGCGCATGGTGCTGGGCACCTTCGTCCTCGGGCTGATCGCCCTGGCCGGCCTGTTCTTCCTCGGCTACTCCATGGTCAACATCCCGCCGGCCAACGCGCTCGCCATGAAGCAGTCCAACGTCTACCTCTACGCCGACGGCAGCCAGCTCGCCCGCGACGGCGAGGTCAACCGCGAGAACGTCTCCCTCGCACAGGTCTCCAAGGACGCCCAGCACGCCGTCCTCGCCGCCGAGGACCGCGACTTCTACACCGAGTCCGCGATCGACCCCAAGGCCATGCTCCGCGCCGGCTGGAACACCGCCACCGGCAAGGGCAAGCAGTCCGGCTCCACGATCACCCAGCAGTACGTGAAGAACTACTACCTGGCCCAGGAGCAGACCGTCACCCGCAAGGCCAGGGAGTTCTTCATCTCGATCAAGCTGGACCGCACCCAGTCCAAGGACCAGATCCTAGAGGGCTACCTCAACACCAGCTACTTCGGCCGCACCGCGTACGGCATCCAGTCCGCCGCCCAGGCCTACTACGGCGTCGACGCCGTCGACCTCGACCCGGCCCACGCCGCCTACCTCGCCGCGCTGGTCAACGCGCCGAGCGAGTACGACGTCGTCGCGCACCCCGAGAACAAGGCGGCGGCCGAGGCCCGCTGGAACTACGTCCTGGACGGCATGGTCAAGAAGGGCTGGCTGGCCCAGTCCGAGCGCACCGGCCTGAAGTTCCCGATGCCCAAGGAGCAGACCGTCTCCACCGGCCTGTCCGGGCAGCGCGGCTACATCGTGCAGGCGATCAAGGACTACCTCACCACCAACAAGATCGTCACCGCGGAGCAGCTGGAGGCCGGCGGCTACCGCATCACCACCACCCTGGACAAGTCCAAGCAGGACGCCTTCGTGAAGGCCGTCAACGACCAGGTGATGAAGAAACTCGACAAGAAGAACAACAAGGTCGACAACTACGTCCGCGCGGGCGGCGCCTCCGTCGACCCGAAGACCGGCAAGGTCGTCGCGATGTACGGCGGCGTCGACTACGTCAAGCAGTACACGAACGGCGCGACCCGCGGCGACTTCCAGGTCGGCTCCATCTTCAAGCCCATCGTGTTCGCCTCGGCCGTCCAGAACGACTCCGAGACGCAGGACGGCCAGACCATCACCCCCAACACCTACTACGACGGCACCAACAAACGCCCGGTCGTGGGGTGGAACGGCGGCACCTACGCCCCCGAGAACGAGGACCAGGGCTCCTACGGCGAGATCACCGTCCGCGAGGCCACCGACAAGTCCGTCAACTCGGTGTACGCGCAGATGGCCGTCGACGTCGGCTCCGACAAGGTCAAGCAGACCGCGATCGACCTGGGCATCCCCTCCGACACCCCGGACCTGACGGCCTCCCCGTCCATCGCGCTCGGCGTGAACACCGCGAGCGTCCTCGACATGGCGGAGGCCTACGCCACCCTCGCCAACCACGGCCGGCACGGCACGTACACGATGATCGACAAGATCACCAAGGACGGCGCGGAGACCGTCGAGCTGCCCCAGCAGAAGACCAAGCAGGCCGTCAGCCGCGAGGCCGCCGACACCACCACCTCGATCCTTCAGAGCGTCGTCGAGAACGGCACCGCCACCGCCGCCCAGGCCGCCGACCGCCCCGCAGCCGGCAAGACCGGCACCGCCGAGGAGGACACCGCGGCCTGGTTCGCCGGCTACACCCCCGAACTCGCCACGGTCGTCTCCGTCATGGGCCAGGACCCGGTGACCGCCGCCCACAAGTCGCTGTACAACGCGATGGGCCTGGAGCGCGTCAACGGCGGCGGGCCGCCCGCCGAGATCTGGGCGCAGTACACCAAGGCCGCCCTCAAGGGGAAGCCGGTCACCGACTTCGACCTCGAGCTCCAGCCGGGCGCCGAGATCCAGGCCCCGAGCAGCCAGGCCCCGGTCGACCCGACCACGGGCGGCCAGGACAACGGCGGCACCACCGGCGACACCACCGGCGGCGAGGAGACCCCGGGCCAGACCCAGGGACAGACCCAGGGCCAGACCCAGGGCCAGGGCAACGGCGGCACGACCACGACCGGCGGCGACACCACGACGGGCGGCACGACCGGCGACACGACCACCGGCGGCACGACGACCGGCGGGACGGGGGGCGCCACGAACGGCGGCACCACGACCGGCGGCACCACGACCGGCGGCGGCACGACGGGTGACACGACCGGGGGAACCACCGGAGACACACCGAGCGGCGGGGCAACGACGGAGGGCGCGGGCCTGGTGAGCACGTCCAGACGGGACTGA
- a CDS encoding GroES family chaperonin, protein MSAKRNDTPHDKLPIRMLHDRVLVRQENGEGERRSGGGILIPATAAVGRRLAWAEVVAVGQNVRTVEPGDRVLYDPEDRAEVEVRGTGYVLMRERDLHAVAADRFEGSEDSTGLYL, encoded by the coding sequence GTGAGCGCGAAGAGAAACGACACCCCGCACGACAAGCTGCCCATCCGGATGCTGCATGACCGCGTACTCGTGCGGCAGGAGAACGGTGAGGGCGAGCGGCGGTCGGGCGGCGGCATCCTCATTCCCGCCACCGCGGCCGTCGGACGCCGGCTGGCCTGGGCCGAGGTGGTCGCCGTGGGGCAGAACGTACGGACCGTGGAGCCCGGTGACCGGGTGCTGTACGACCCCGAGGACCGGGCCGAGGTCGAGGTGCGCGGGACCGGTTACGTCCTCATGCGTGAGCGTGATCTGCACGCGGTGGCGGCCGACCGGTTCGAGGGCTCCGAGGACTCGACGGGTCTGTACCTGTAG